A genomic region of Capra hircus breed San Clemente chromosome 21, ASM170441v1, whole genome shotgun sequence contains the following coding sequences:
- the LOC108633178 gene encoding granzyme B-like has product MQPLLLLVAFLLTPRAKAGEIIGGHEAKPHSRPYMAYLQSRNQDVQHRCGGFLVREDFVLTAAHCHGSSIKVTLGAHNIKQQERTQQVIRVRRAICHPDYNPKNYSNDIMLLKLERKAKQTSAVKPLRLPRAKARVKPGQVCSVAGWGRDSTGTCTDTLQEVKLTVQEDRECEAYLPKYYNRANQLCVGDPKTKKASFKGDSGGPLVCDNVAQGIVSYGQDDGSTPRAFTKVSTFLPWIKKTMKSL; this is encoded by the exons ATGCAGCCACTCCTGCTCCTGGTGGCCTTTCTCCTGACCCCCAGGGCAAAGGCAG GGGAGATCATCGGGGGCCATGAAGCCAAGCCCCACTCCCGCCCCTACATGGCCTATCTTCAGTCGCGGAATCAGGACGTCCAGCATAGGTGCGGTGGGTTCCTGGTTCGAGAGGACTTCGTGCTGACAGCCGCTCACTGCCACGGAAG CTCAATCAAAGTCACCCTGGGGGCCCACAACATCAAACAGCAGGAGAGGACCCAGCAGGTCATCAGGGTGAGAAGAGCCATCTGCCACCCAGACTATAATCCTAAAAACTACTCCAACGACATCATGTTATTAAAG CTGGAGAGAAAGGCCAAGCAGACATCAGCTGTGAAGCCCCTTAGGCTGCCCAGGGCCAAGGCCCGGGTGAAGCCAGGACAGGTGTGCAGCGTGGCCGGCTGGGGGAGGGACTCCACGGGCACCTGCACTGACACACTGCAGGAGGTAAAGCTGACCGTGCAGGAGGATCGAGAGTGTGAGGCCTACTTACCCAAGTATTATAACCGCGCCAACCAGCTGTGTGTGGGGGACCCAAAGACAAAGAAAGCTTCCTTTAAG GGGGACTCTGGAGGCCCTCTCGTGTGTGACAATGTGGCCCAGGGCATTGTCTCTTATGGACAAGACGATGGATCAACTCCACGGGCCTTCACCAAAGTCTCAACTTTCCTGCCCTGGATAAAGAAAACCATGAAAAGCCTCTGA
- the LOC102175759 gene encoding mast cell protease 3: MVLFLLLVALLSPTVEAGKIIGGHEAKPHSRPYMAFLQFKISGKSYICGGFLVREDFVLTAAHCLGSSINVTLGAHNIMDRERTQQVIQVRRAIPHPGYNDETCANDIMLLQLSRKAEMTDEVSLINLPRSLEKVKPGMMCSVAGWGQLGVNMPSADKLQEVDLEIQSEEKCIARFKDYIPFTQICAGDPSKRKDSFLGDSGGPLVCNGVAQGIVSYGKDDGTTPNVYTRISSFLSWIQRTMRRYKCQGSA; the protein is encoded by the exons ATGGTCCTGTTCTTGCTCCTGGTGGCCCTTCTGTCCCCTACTGTGGAGGCAG GGAAAATCATTGGGGGCCATGAGGCCAAGCCTCACTCTCGTCCCTACATGGCGTTTCTTCAGTTCAAGATTTCAGGGAAATCTTACATATGTGGGGGCTTCCTTGTGCGTGAGGACTTCGTGCTGACAGCAGCTCACTGCCTAGGAAG CTCAATTAATGTCACTCTGGGGGCCCACAACATCATGGACCGAGAGAGGACCCAGCAGGTCATCCAAGTGAGAAGAGCCATCCCCCACCCAGGCTATAATGATGAAACTTGTGCCAACGACATCATGTTACTGCAG CTGTCTAGGAAGGCTGAGATGACGGATGAAGTGAGCCTCATCAATCTGCCCAGGAGCTTGGAGAAGGTGAAGCCAGGGATGATGTGCAGTGTGGCCGGCTGGGGGCAACTGGGGGTAAATATGCCCTCTGCAGACAAACTACAGGAGGTAGATCTTGAAATCCAAAGTGAGGAGAAATGTATTGCTCGCTTCAAAGACTACATCCCCTTCACGCAGATATGTGCTGGAGATCCAAGCAAAAGGAAGGATTCTTTCTTG GGTGACTCTGGGGGCCCACTTGTGTGTAATGGTGTGGCCCAGGGCATTGTGTCCTATGGAAAAGATGATGGGACAACTCCAAATGTCTACACCAGAATCTCCAGCTTTCTGTCCTGGATCCAGAGAACAATGAGACGGTACAAATGCCAGGGATCAGCATGA